TCCAGAGATGCGATCGCGGCAGCGGCCTCCTCAGCCCAGGCAATATGGTTCCGGATGCGCTGTCGGAGGTCTTTGAGGCCGTGGGCGCGGAGCAGGAACCAGAGCTTTAAGGCTCGGAATCGGCGTCCCAGTGGGATCGTCCACTCGCTGTAATTGGTGATCTCGGTTTGGCCGAGGGTCTGGAGGTAATCCGGACGGATGCCGAGGGTGCGAACCTGTGGTTCCGGGTCCGCGAGAAACTGGATTGAGCAGTCGAACTGCGCACCGAGCCACTTGTGAGGATTGAAGGCGATGCTGTCGGCTTCCTCGACGCCCTCCCACAACTCCCGTAGCTCAGGACAGATCATCGCGGAACCGGCCCACGCGGCGTCGATGTGGACATAGAGATCATGCTCTCGTGCCACTTCGATGGTCCGGTGCACATGGTCGGTCGCACCAATCGATGTGCCTCCAACACAGAGGACGACACCGGCCGGAAGGAAACCCGCGGCGCGATCGGCGTTGATTGCCCGGCGGAGTGCCTCCGGGTCGAGTGCCCAGGAACCATCGGTCGGGACTTTGACCAGATTCCGTTGGCCGATACCGGCGATGCGTATCGCCTTGTCAACCGACGAGTGGGTCTCCGGTGATGCGTAGATCCGGAGCGGTTTCTCTCCCGCGATTCCAGAATCGATCCCGCGCCAGCCGAGTGTGCGCTCGCGCATCGTCAGTACGGCGCAGACATTTGCCGACGTTGCCGTATCCTGGATAACCCCCTGGAACCCTTCCGGCAGCCCGAGTGCCTGGCGCATCCAGTCAACCATCCGAGTCTCAATTTCCGTAGCTGCTGGTGAGGTCTGCCAGAGCATGCACTGGGCCGCCATGACCGCCGTCAAATTCTCGGCGATCATCGAAACCGGTGCAGCATTGGCGCTGAAGTACGCAAAAAAGCGCCGGTGTTGCCAGTGCGTCATACCGTCGGGTACGATGCGCTCAAAGTCGGCGAAGATCGTCTCCATGCCTGCAGGCTCTTCCGGTGGCGATAGAGGCAGCATCGCAGCGATCTTACCCGGTGCCGTCTGCGCCCGAACGGGCCGATCTTCGAGCGTGGTCAGGTATTCGGCACCCCACTGTGCAGCTCGTTCAGCCCATTGATAGTAGTCTTCTCGTTTCAATACATTACATCCAGGTTTTTAGAAATCCAGTTCTTCAAAGGTAATCGCTGACGTCCATTTCCGGGTACGCGTTTTTTATCAGTTCGACGGAGGTGGGCGTGTACATTGCGTCACCGGGTTTCGGCCAGCCGAAGAGACTGCGAACCCTCGATGTCGTTTTGCCCAAAAAGGGTTTCAAGCGCCGAATCATTTCAGCTTCCCTTTTTCCGGTCGATGTCCATGGCATGGTGTCTCTGCGTCCTATTGAAAAGAAGATGACGGCACGCTGTCTGTCCTTGTCTGCAAAAGGTTGTGCTGCGTGTGGCGTGTGTCCACTGTAGAAGAGAACGCTGCCAGCTTTCCCAGTGATTGAGACGGGTTCCTGCGCGTGAAGAATTTTGCGGATATCGGCAAAGCGGTAAGAGTGGGGCACCTTGCGGATGTCGCCAAAGCCCAGGCCGTCGTCTTCAATCACGCGCAAGATATCGCCCATTTTGTCGTGTACTCTTGGGACCAACCGAACAGGCGCGCAATCTTCATCAATATCGTCCAGAAAGACCCAGGCCTGAATATGGCCATACCGCTGCCAATCCGGGTGAGGAGGGATAAAGGGTTTGGCCCAATCCAGGTGAAATTCGATTTCCGGCTTTGTTGGGGCCTTTCTATCTATTCTACCGTTTCGAATATAGACGTAACCATGGTGATAGTGTATATCAGGCGTATCCAGAAGCTGTTCCATGGCGTCCAGGAAAGGGTCGTGTTCCAGGACCTGGTCTATGACTTCTACCCCTGTTGGAATGTCACAGAACTCCGATCTGGGGCCGCCCATCCCGAGACCTGCTCCGGGCAGGCGTAGCTCATTCTCAAGGTCAGGATTGGCCTTCAATTCGGCAATGAACTCGGAAAAAGACTTTCCATAAGCGTTTTGTTCCGTGGCCTCAAGCGTCTCTGACAATTGACTGGCCGAGAACAGATTCGGGACTAAGAGATAGCCCTCTTGTTGATAAGACTCATACTGTTGTGGTGTCAACATTTTCGATCTCCTTTCATAAATTGCCTAAATTTCATCGTCATCCAGAGGGCGCTGTCCTTCAAACGGTCCCCATTGAATACGCGCTCTGGTTTTTCTATCGCTCTTGTAAATCTCTGGATCATAATCCGGGTTTGCCTTCGGGAATCGCGCCTCGACCAGTTCGAGATAGCGCATCATCTCATCGTAGAGTTTCTGGTGTGTTTCTGGATTTTGCTTTGCAATATTGGTAACCTCGCCAATGTCGCCAGAAAGGTCGAACAACATTGGAATATCTGGTCGTTCGTAAAAATGGATCACTTTGGACGAACCAGAAATAATGACCGAATGTGGCATAGAATTCCGATAATGAGGATAATGAAAATAGAGATAGCGATTTAGAAAGGCCTCGTCCGGTTCTTTTCCCGCCATGTAATCCGCGAGGCTGATACCGTCGATATTCTGCAATTCTTCTGAGTCGCCACCAGCCCAATCAACGAAGGTGGGTAAGAAGTCATAGTTGATCACATTGCCGGTAAAAACTGAGCCAGATTTGATCTCCGGCCCCTTGACAATCATGGGCACCCGGATGCCTCCATCCCACAACCACCACTTTGTCGCGTGTAACGGTTGCTTGTAGTCAGGTATGATTTCGACTTCTTCGTGTCGGTAGCCGTTGTCACCCACGACGATGACATAGGTGTTATCCTCAATCCCCAGTTCCCTGAGCTTGTCGAGCACTGCGCCGATCCGACCATCCAGGTCCTCACCCATCCCCAACCAGATTGCGGGATCATCTCCCCGGTTGACTGTGTCGGGATGTTTATTGTTTTTCTTATACCACTCCTGCACCAGTGGATGATTCACATACTTTTCACGCGTTTTATCCAGGCATTCATAACCCGCGTGCATGGCATAATGAGATATCTGGAGATAAAAAGGATTGCTTTTTTCTACCTGTTCTTCCATGAAGCCAATTGCCTTTTCAGTAATGCTGAACATCAACTTGGGATCGGCCATATCTTTGGGTAGTCGCCTGGGCGTCCGCTCGCCCCTCTCCCCGTACTTCAGGGTATTGCCGGGATTATTATCGGTAGCACCATCGTGTAATACGTAGCCCGCCTTTGCTGGATCACCTCTCATGTGCCATTTGCCAATATGGGCACTGACATAACCCAGTGGCTTGAGAGCCTTGGGAATGGTGACCGCGTCTTCGTCGAGTTCTCGGTCAGACACGTTCGGAACCAGCGGAAAATGCCGATATTCCCTTTTCGTGTCGTAGTAGGGCTCTCTTGCCCCCAGATATACCGTGAAACCACTGTGTGGAGCAGATAGCCCCGTCTGTACGCACACACGAGCAGGTGCACACTGCGGCGCTCCATAGGCATTGCGAAACTTCAGGCCCTCATTTGCCAGCTTTTGGATATTGGGCATTTGCAAGACCGGCATGAGGGAATTCTCCATGGTGTCATCCATGGCAACCGGTGATCCGTTCCAGGCCCAGTCGTCTATATAAAACATGACAATGTTGGGCCTCGTTTGTGCGCGTGGACTGCTCGAGGTGGGGGATCCGGAGATCATCGATAAGAAGGAGAGGTTCTTAAAAAATTTCATGATTTCTCCTGTTGGACATCAGTTGTTGCTCCTTCAAACAATTTTTCTTTGGCATTATCACAATCCTCCAATCCTCAAAATAGACATCAACTCGTTTTCAATTCATCAATATTATCCCGCAATTTTTGGAACGCTTCGAGAATGAGGTCCATGTTTTCGCGCGGTCCGAGAAGAATGCGGTGTGTCAGATCAAGGGCTTCGGTTTCGTGAATGCGCTCGGCTTCGGGACAATAGACTTTGGTGTAGTCGATGGGATCAGCCTGATACAACGGGCAGCGGATTGGACAGCCTGTTTCGCCCCATTTGCCACTGGCAAACATGCTAAATTGATAGAGGGGCTTTGTTGGGCCAATGCCACAGGGTACGCCTTCGGCCTGGAGCGCTTTGCGGAATCGTTCGCGGTGAATGCCTTCAAATTCTTCGGAGATAAATTTGAAGTGCCAGCGATAGGGGTTCCAGCGGGTGACGCGCTCGTCAATGTCGAGGCCGGTGAGTCCGGGAATAGATTCCATTCCTTTGTGGAGGTACTTGAGATTTTTCCACCGAATTTCTGCCTGTTCTTCGAGGCGGGTGAGTGCGATCAGACCGATGGCCGCTTCAAATTCGCCCAGTCTTAGGGTTGTAGCAGGCCAGGTGAAGTTCATGCTTTCTTCGCCCCTGTCTCGGCCTGCGTGATGATACCGAAAGGCTTTTTCGTACAGGCTTTCGTCTCTGGTCATCACCACGCCGCCTTCGCCTATGGCGAGCACTTTGCCGGGCATGCAGGAGAAACCAGCAATGTCGGCGTGAGATCCCACGCCTTTGCCTCTCCATTGACCGCCGTGCGCATGAGAACAGTCACTGACCAGGCCGATGTTGTGTTTGCGGCAGATGTCACCTAAAGCATCTGTATCGCAGGGCATGCCGCCCATATCTACGGCAACCACTGCCCGTGTGCGCGGCGTGATGAGGGCTTCTACGCTTTTGGGATCGATGGTGTAGTTGCGCGGGTCGATATCGGCAAAGATGGGAATGCCATTGCAAATCATGACGCAGGAAGCAGACGCAATATAAGTTGACGCAGGGACAATGACTTCACAGCCAGCTTCGACGCCGAGGGCGCGCAAGCAGGTTTCGAGTGCTGTGGTACCCGTGGAGACAGCAAGGGCGTATTTGCTGTCGTGAAATTCTGCAAAGGCCCGTTCAAATGCGTAGAGTTTGCTGTCGCCATGGTTGTAATAGTCAAAGCCACTGCGCCCCCATTTGTGGCTGCGAAGGACGCCGACAACGGCTTTTTCTTCGCGTTTATCGTGAACCGGCCAGGGTTGGCGCAGGTCTCTATTAACCGTTTTTGAACCACCGTTGATTGCGAGTTCAGGCATTGGAGTGCTCCCTGTGGGATGAATTATCGTGCAGTTTTGTGAGTAAGGTTTGCGTTTCGTCAATCCAGCGTTCACCTGTGCCGGGAACAACGCAGGCGCGGTTGTATTCGAGTGGGTCGCTTGGGTAGGGGATAACGCCGTAGCCACCGAAGTTATACGCGCGGCGATTTGGCACATAGCCACATGATCCCTGGGAATAGCCCATGACAATCGTGCGCGCAAAGGGGGATGACGATTGGGTGGATAGAGATAGCTCGATGAAGGGTTCACCCTGCCAGAAGACGAGTGCCAGGTCGTCGCTTATGCGGATGGCGGGAATTTCGATTCGGATGGTTTTTTCGTTTGTGTATCGGTTGGGGAGTGTGTCTTGCCAGCGCTCGACTTTAAGTGAAAGTTTTTTTTCTGGCGTTGCTTGTGTCCAGGCAACGATGGCTTCTCTGGCGAGCGCTTTGCCCATTTCTTCGACCGTATCATAATTGTCTCTGGGTTCCTGTATCGGAAGTATGTTGCCACATGCCCCTTGTAGAAATATTGAGAAAGGTACAGATGTGCCCGCTTCAAAGTGGTGACAGGTAGCGCCGGGATATTCGGCGGTGAAGAGACGATTGGCGGTCATCATGATGACGGGATGAGCGGCAAAGTGGATTGCGGTCGCGATGGGTTGGCCATTGGGTGTGTCGAACCGCAGGACAGTGACTGCGGGGTCAACAGGGCCGTTGGGAAGTTTTTCGGGATTGAGGTTAAACGATTTAAAGCTTCCGTCGGGCAATATCTGGCGTCTGTTGTAGGCGAGGTCGGTGTTGACAGCGCCCGTTGAGAGTGTGGCGGGATTGAGATTGGCTATAGACTCGACAGCAGCATCGACAACCTGCTTTCTCATGTGAACAATCGCATCATCTTCGGGGCTTCCGCCAAAGTAGTAGATGCATTCTGGGCCACTGTGATTGTGGGTGCTACACAGGATCAGGTTTTCGGGCGGAAGATCGGATTGTGCGGCAAAAGCATCGCGCATGGCATCGACGTCGATCCACTGAAAGCTCAGGAGATCTGACGAGCAAATGACGATAGTGGTCGTATCGTCAGATAGTGCCAGCGCTTTGACGTATAATGGGTCATGGATGCCTTCTGCAATGCGAGGTTGCATGGGCGAGCGGTTTACGGGAAAAGCACCCATGGCCGATCCCGTAGATGGTGTGATGTCTCGTTGTGATGTACCAATCTTTATTATATCTGCCAAGGCTCAGATCTCCCATTTTGAATGTTCAGAAAATCCATACCGTTTTGTATTCGAACCATCTTTCTCCTGTTGAATCGCTACTTAAAGCGTCATCGCATTCCACGGTTGTGTCGGATAATCCACCCACTGTTTTGATCCGCGCTCAAACGCCCGCCGATACTCGGCGATTGCGCCTGCTTGTAGTTCTGAAATTCGCGGTGAATGTGCCGGATCATTTGCCAAATTCACAAACTCATACGGGTCTTCAGCAATGTGATAAAGCTCTGGTCCATAAGGTCCATGAATATATTTCCACTCCTGCGTGCGAATGCTCAGGTTTAAATCTCGCGGATACTGTAACTCCGTAATCGCCACCTCGCGTTCACGTTCACGACCATCAACCAGCGATTTCAAACTCATGCCGGGTAAATGCACGGGAATATCCATCCCCGCAAAATCGAATGCTGTAGGTAGTACATCCAACAGATTCACAAGTGAATCGTTCACCAAACCCGTTTGAAATCCCTTTGGCGGTTTCACAATGAATGGAATGCGAATGGCCTGTTCGTAGAGATTGTATTTCGAAAATGCGGTTACCCCTCGCGATCCCAACAGTTCACCGTGGTCAGAGAGAAAAATGATCAGCGTGTCATCGTACAATCCATTGCGATCCAAAGCGTTTATCACTTGCTGATGACTCTGGTCGCAGGCTGTGACAAAAGCCATGTAATTTGCAATCGCATCTCGTAGTTCTTCTCGCTCTAATCCGACAAAATTGGGATAAGCATCTCTATCGGGTAAATTATCCGGTGGTTCTGGTGGTAACGCAACGTCGGCAGGGTCATATAAGTCTGCCAAATTAGCTGGCGTTACGTGAGGTGCATGAGGCCCTGACAAACTGCAAATCATGAAAAACGGATTGTCCTTGTTTTCTTCCACAAAGGCAGCAGCCTGTCCGCCAACCCACCAGTCGCGCGTTTGCTCTAATCTCAAGCTGGTCGTAAATCCCTTAAATGCCGCCGCACAATTGTCTCCACCCCGACCAATTCCACGCGCTTCCCGCTCGTCCGTCCCCGTCTCCACCCAATCCCGATGTTCCGCCACAAAGTGGCTATCCATACGCTCGCCCGTCTCGTGAAATGGTCCTGCCCGATGATCAAATCCGTAATAGTTGTCGCGTTCAATAGCCGCCTGATACGGTATTGTATGCATCTTGCCAAAGGCACCCGTTACAAAACCCGCCTGTCCAAACGCCTTTCCCATTGTCCACTCGGGGATTTGTGCGGGATTCAGTAAATGCCGATTGGAATAAATTCCTGACTGAAATGCATATCGCCCGTGCAACATCGAATGGCGACTCGGCAAACACGGCGATACAGCACACGTTGCCTGCGTAAACCGAATGCCCTCCTGAGCCAAACGATCATACGTTGGTGTCTGCAACCCCGGATAATCCGCACACCCGAGGAAGGAATGCGCGTGTTGATCGTTCATTAAAATCACAACATTCATAACTATCTTCCTGAAAATTGAGCAATCAGTAAATATATCGCACCCGCCTGAACTCACCGAGCATCGGGTCCTTCACGCGTTCCATGTGATCTTGCATACATTGCATCAGCGATTCCTGCAATGTCTTGTGTGTCTCGAGACCGTAGAGGTTGTGCAATTCGTGCGGATCGTTTTCGAGGTCATAGAGCTCTCCGATATCCGATTGATTAAACACAAATTTGTGTGTCCTGGTGCGCACCATACGAGACTTGTGCTCCTGAATCTGACCATTGAACTGACAATACACGCTGTCACGCCCCGTCGGTTCATCCTCTCCCTTCAACAGCGAAAGAATGCTCTGCGTATCGGGTACAATATCGGGTTGTAGATCTGCGACTTCCAAAAAACTCGGGAACAGATCCTGCAGATAGACAAATTCGTCGTTCTCCCGGCCCGGCTGTCGGCATTCGGGATGCGCTGCAATTAGAGGCAGGCGAAAACTCTCCTCATCAAAAAAAGGCCCTTTTTCAAACAGCTTGTGTGCCCCCATATTGTCTCCGTGATCTGTGGAAAATACAACAAGCGTGTTTTCCGCGAGACCGAGCGTTTCCAACTCAGAAAGCATACGCCCCACCAGATCATCGATCATCGTCATATACCCCCAGTAGCGCGCCGTAATCTCCGCCCATTCGTCCCAGTTGTTGGGGTCAATCCCCCAATAACGAGATACCAGAGTCTGAACATAGGGACGATTCTCCAGCGTATCGCAGAAACTCGGGTCCTCCGGAATGGACTTCGGGTCGTACATCGAGTAATACGGTTCCGGCACAATACACGGGCTGTGTGGACCCCAGAAATTGGTCCAGATAAAAAAGGGATCTTCTTCCTGTGCATACGCCCGCATAAGCTCAACTGTTTCCGAGGCAACCATGGCTTCGAAATTGTGCTCAATAGTTCCAGCATGGAGGCCGTGCAATTCCCGATTTCGCTGCCCTGGATTTCCCTGAGCATAGAACGCTTCTATAAGCTCTGGCGGTTCCAGGTTCTTCTCGTTCAAATAGTCCAGGTAATTCCTCGCAATCTGAGAATCTTTCTGCGCACCGCTCTTGATACCTGGCATATTGATATTGGATGCGGGATAGCCATATTTGGGGAAATCTCGTTTACAGCGAAATCCCCAATCACTTGGGTTCTTTTGGTGATCCACATGCCACTTTCCCGCATACCCCAGGTTGTATCCTGCCCGGGGTAGCTCTGTCGCGAAATTGGGAAGCGACTGATCCAACTGGCCACCGTTGGTTTCAACCCCGGTAATGTGACCGTACCGACCTGTAAATAGCGCGGCCCGACCAGGCGCACATGGGATGATAAGCGGAAAAGCATTGTTGAAACGCACACCCCGGCTTGCCAGGTTGTCAATATGTGGTGTTCTGCACTGGGAGGCACCATAACAACCCAGCAGATCCCAGCGCTGTTGATCTGTTAGAATGAGTAGAATATTCGGTTTTTCTTGCATACTTGCGTCCTTACATTTGAGATTCTCTGTTGAGGCCCATCACCTCGCGAACACCAGAAAATTCACGCCAGATATCAGTGAAGCAGTCGTTCCCATTTTCCTCGCAATCAACATGGCGCATACGAGAAATAGTGGCATAACGAATGTTAGGCGACACGTTTGGGGCGGCAGTATGGTACACGAGAAAATGAGCAAGGATGAGATCCCCTGCTTCACCGGTAATCATTTCTGGTGATTCCGGCTGAGGTATGCGCGGCTGTCCCTTGGATAGAACCTCTATACCCTCTTTGTTAAGGAAGTCTTGATAGACATGGTGAGACCCGGACCAAACGGTGAAATTGCCACTATAAGGTTCGGGCACATCGGCGAGATAGATGACACCAAAGCAGGTGAAGCTCCGTTTATAGGTTCCTTTGGGTTTGCCATTTCTCCCGTTGCCCATATTGTCGATATGACCCATCGGTTCGGATGGGTCTGCGTCAATATGCTTGGGAAACCGTGGCGCAGGACTTATGCGTTCAAGGGGTGTCTTGAGGTTTCCTTCGCCAAGCAGAGATTCTGCTAGAGAAATAATGGGGCTGTTGTGATACAAATCCGAAAGAACCGAACTGCCCCTCAGGTCCCCACCAAACCCACCGCCACCTCGATTGTTTGCCAGGTCTTCTTTACTTGGACCGGTTGAGCCGATAGAATGGTTCATCGCCTGACGCGCTCTGTCCACTATTGCTCTTGAAACTGCACCGGGGATTTTAATATAACCACGGTGATAAAATTCACGAATTTGTTCATTGGTAAGTTTCATGGATTTATTCCTCCAGATGATATTCCTTAGGATGGACCGTCGGGAGATTCTTACCGACTTCGTCACGAAAACCTTCTTTCGGTCATTCGGGTGGATCGGAAAGAGCATTGAAGCCCATGTAATCCTGTCCGCGGACAAGGATCACATTTCTCTAACTCGCCATCGCCATTATCTGATCTTCATCTATCAGGAATTCTTTCGGTAAATTGAGGGGGTGGCCGTTTTCACACACGGGCAAATAATCCAGATATTTATTTCCAGGTCGGATCGCCCGCATCCAGGGCACATCGCGTTTGGCAATAAATGTCCCTGCCAGGCCGATGCGTTGTTTGTCTGAGCGGTTTGGTCCGCTATAGTGCAACGCATTTTGATGCCACACGAGAATATCTCCGGGTTCCATCTCACAGGCCACCGCGTCCTGTTCCGGGTTATAGCCGTGATCGCGCGGATCCACTTCCGTGAGTTTATTGCCCTGCCGCTGGTGTGCTATGCGTCCCAGTTTCTGTGAAAAAGGAATCAACTGCAAGCATCCATTCTCTTTTGTTGCCCGATCGATTGCAATCCAAAAATCAAACATCACAGGCTCGTGGGGATCATAGGGGGCCGGGGGCATGTTCCAGGCTGCAGAATCCTGATGCCAGGGAGTAACAGATCCGTGTTTGGGTGGTTTCAGAAAGAAACCACCGGCGTTTACACAAAAGTCATCCTGTAAAATAGAGCGCACCAGCCCGACGGTTCGCGGATTTGAAATCATCTTTTTCCAGAGCGTCTCATTGTGATACGCCGGACTATTCAATCGATAAAATCGGTGCAGTGGATTCCTGGCATTCGGCTGGTCCTCCTTCACATGCCCGATCCCCAATCGCTCGTATATGTCGGCGTGTTCGGCAATAAACCGAACGCGTTCTTTGATTATGGGGATATCGTCACGGTTCAACAATCCCTGAAAGATGAAATATCCCTTGTCCAGCAATTCCCGGTTCCAATTCTTATCGCGTATCTCGTCTCTTTTCATAACAGATTTCCTCTGTTAATGGCCTAATCCGCCAGACCATCCTGGTTTTCATCGTCTATGCCGGCATAAGGGCTTTCGACGATTGCCTCCCAGGCCACCCGACGCATAATCTTATCAACCCGTTCGGGGATCCCCTCCGGCACGTAATCGACGATGGTTTCCGGACTTCTCCGGTAAAGCATTCCGAAGTACATATATCCCGCCAGTTGTTCAATCCCGCTTGTTCTGGATAGGTGACCGCCGTCTCGATAGATCCCGCGTTTGCCGGCTCGTCCCCGATTTTCATCGATGCAGTCAAATTCGGGGAGCTTACCTTCATGGTACAACCGGATCATCTTCATGACGGCTTCTCCCGCTGGGATCATGTGAACTTTTCCAGGATACTTCTCTTCCAAACTGGTGTATAGCTGTTCAGCGATGGTCTTTTGCAGGTATTTGTGATCGGCCTCCAGGCTGGCCATTACCTCATCGGGCTGCTTTTCCTTGTAAGAGGGAAGATGTCGTGGCCATCCGTCCTGGATATAGAATCTCATTTCGGGATTGTTCTCAAGGCAGAAGTCGATCCACTGTGTGTAATACTCG
The window above is part of the Gemmatimonadota bacterium genome. Proteins encoded here:
- a CDS encoding aspartate aminotransferase family protein, which codes for MKREDYYQWAERAAQWGAEYLTTLEDRPVRAQTAPGKIAAMLPLSPPEEPAGMETIFADFERIVPDGMTHWQHRRFFAYFSANAAPVSMIAENLTAVMAAQCMLWQTSPAATEIETRMVDWMRQALGLPEGFQGVIQDTATSANVCAVLTMRERTLGWRGIDSGIAGEKPLRIYASPETHSSVDKAIRIAGIGQRNLVKVPTDGSWALDPEALRRAINADRAAGFLPAGVVLCVGGTSIGATDHVHRTIEVAREHDLYVHIDAAWAGSAMICPELRELWEGVEEADSIAFNPHKWLGAQFDCSIQFLADPEPQVRTLGIRPDYLQTLGQTEITNYSEWTIPLGRRFRALKLWFLLRAHGLKDLRQRIRNHIAWAEEAAAAIASLDGFRLTTDCHLSLFTFQYAPDGENADDATERLLRAVNDDGRIYLTQTIHEGQFVIRFQVGQFDCRREDVLLAVDVLRELAYASHPDPQN
- a CDS encoding phytanoyl-CoA dioxygenase family protein, translated to MLTPQQYESYQQEGYLLVPNLFSASQLSETLEATEQNAYGKSFSEFIAELKANPDLENELRLPGAGLGMGGPRSEFCDIPTGVEVIDQVLEHDPFLDAMEQLLDTPDIHYHHGYVYIRNGRIDRKAPTKPEIEFHLDWAKPFIPPHPDWQRYGHIQAWVFLDDIDEDCAPVRLVPRVHDKMGDILRVIEDDGLGFGDIRKVPHSYRFADIRKILHAQEPVSITGKAGSVLFYSGHTPHAAQPFADKDRQRAVIFFSIGRRDTMPWTSTGKREAEMIRRLKPFLGKTTSRVRSLFGWPKPGDAMYTPTSVELIKNAYPEMDVSDYL
- a CDS encoding sulfatase-like hydrolase/transferase, coding for MISGSPTSSSPRAQTRPNIVMFYIDDWAWNGSPVAMDDTMENSLMPVLQMPNIQKLANEGLKFRNAYGAPQCAPARVCVQTGLSAPHSGFTVYLGAREPYYDTKREYRHFPLVPNVSDRELDEDAVTIPKALKPLGYVSAHIGKWHMRGDPAKAGYVLHDGATDNNPGNTLKYGERGERTPRRLPKDMADPKLMFSITEKAIGFMEEQVEKSNPFYLQISHYAMHAGYECLDKTREKYVNHPLVQEWYKKNNKHPDTVNRGDDPAIWLGMGEDLDGRIGAVLDKLRELGIEDNTYVIVVGDNGYRHEEVEIIPDYKQPLHATKWWLWDGGIRVPMIVKGPEIKSGSVFTGNVINYDFLPTFVDWAGGDSEELQNIDGISLADYMAGKEPDEAFLNRYLYFHYPHYRNSMPHSVIISGSSKVIHFYERPDIPMLFDLSGDIGEVTNIAKQNPETHQKLYDEMMRYLELVEARFPKANPDYDPEIYKSDRKTRARIQWGPFEGQRPLDDDEI
- a CDS encoding DegT/DnrJ/EryC1/StrS family aminotransferase, with amino-acid sequence MCQIAARITSVATALSPTQATHSNTTAPALFPAQVNAGLTKRKPYSQNCTIIHPTGSTPMPELAINGGSKTVNRDLRQPWPVHDKREEKAVVGVLRSHKWGRSGFDYYNHGDSKLYAFERAFAEFHDSKYALAVSTGTTALETCLRALGVEAGCEVIVPASTYIASASCVMICNGIPIFADIDPRNYTIDPKSVEALITPRTRAVVAVDMGGMPCDTDALGDICRKHNIGLVSDCSHAHGGQWRGKGVGSHADIAGFSCMPGKVLAIGEGGVVMTRDESLYEKAFRYHHAGRDRGEESMNFTWPATTLRLGEFEAAIGLIALTRLEEQAEIRWKNLKYLHKGMESIPGLTGLDIDERVTRWNPYRWHFKFISEEFEGIHRERFRKALQAEGVPCGIGPTKPLYQFSMFASGKWGETGCPIRCPLYQADPIDYTKVYCPEAERIHETEALDLTHRILLGPRENMDLILEAFQKLRDNIDELKTS
- a CDS encoding sulfatase-like hydrolase/transferase, whose product is MNVVILMNDQHAHSFLGCADYPGLQTPTYDRLAQEGIRFTQATCAVSPCLPSRHSMLHGRYAFQSGIYSNRHLLNPAQIPEWTMGKAFGQAGFVTGAFGKMHTIPYQAAIERDNYYGFDHRAGPFHETGERMDSHFVAEHRDWVETGTDEREARGIGRGGDNCAAAFKGFTTSLRLEQTRDWWVGGQAAAFVEENKDNPFFMICSLSGPHAPHVTPANLADLYDPADVALPPEPPDNLPDRDAYPNFVGLEREELRDAIANYMAFVTACDQSHQQVINALDRNGLYDDTLIIFLSDHGELLGSRGVTAFSKYNLYEQAIRIPFIVKPPKGFQTGLVNDSLVNLLDVLPTAFDFAGMDIPVHLPGMSLKSLVDGREREREVAITELQYPRDLNLSIRTQEWKYIHGPYGPELYHIAEDPYEFVNLANDPAHSPRISELQAGAIAEYRRAFERGSKQWVDYPTQPWNAMTL
- a CDS encoding sulfatase-like hydrolase/transferase → MQEKPNILLILTDQQRWDLLGCYGASQCRTPHIDNLASRGVRFNNAFPLIIPCAPGRAALFTGRYGHITGVETNGGQLDQSLPNFATELPRAGYNLGYAGKWHVDHQKNPSDWGFRCKRDFPKYGYPASNINMPGIKSGAQKDSQIARNYLDYLNEKNLEPPELIEAFYAQGNPGQRNRELHGLHAGTIEHNFEAMVASETVELMRAYAQEEDPFFIWTNFWGPHSPCIVPEPYYSMYDPKSIPEDPSFCDTLENRPYVQTLVSRYWGIDPNNWDEWAEITARYWGYMTMIDDLVGRMLSELETLGLAENTLVVFSTDHGDNMGAHKLFEKGPFFDEESFRLPLIAAHPECRQPGRENDEFVYLQDLFPSFLEVADLQPDIVPDTQSILSLLKGEDEPTGRDSVYCQFNGQIQEHKSRMVRTRTHKFVFNQSDIGELYDLENDPHELHNLYGLETHKTLQESLMQCMQDHMERVKDPMLGEFRRVRYIY
- a CDS encoding phytanoyl-CoA dioxygenase family protein; its protein translation is MKRDEIRDKNWNRELLDKGYFIFQGLLNRDDIPIIKERVRFIAEHADIYERLGIGHVKEDQPNARNPLHRFYRLNSPAYHNETLWKKMISNPRTVGLVRSILQDDFCVNAGGFFLKPPKHGSVTPWHQDSAAWNMPPAPYDPHEPVMFDFWIAIDRATKENGCLQLIPFSQKLGRIAHQRQGNKLTEVDPRDHGYNPEQDAVACEMEPGDILVWHQNALHYSGPNRSDKQRIGLAGTFIAKRDVPWMRAIRPGNKYLDYLPVCENGHPLNLPKEFLIDEDQIMAMAS